Proteins co-encoded in one Zalophus californianus isolate mZalCal1 chromosome 9, mZalCal1.pri.v2, whole genome shotgun sequence genomic window:
- the LOC113922317 gene encoding uncharacterized protein LOC113922317: MNTGLLLSLAVHRPARLPAKVEAARQDCSARPPGSRDASGRRSAADSSPARRVEKYQLSARGGGAPRGGKVQTAEPRRTKMVPPRLCARRGPRPPDPQAPLQRILVLHPLHYLKFAGRGAPGLCFGFPPASLVVHRHAGHTSHPVSSIYNGNARNPSFHARSPHMRKCLCGREDSKGAERADMGPLPRRGERPFLGDQRRRGFVYTRTPVPSSTLVYRHLARERFARPATPMPGKETDAISISDYQMFLARLPQPWPLYTRSPKPPPLPPYCRAPRSNILINANQSQDLPQRSRGPGWFPSP; this comes from the coding sequence ATGAACACTGGGCTCCTTTTGTCCTTGGCGGTGCACCGGCCCGCGCGGCTGCCTGCGAAGGTAGAGGCGGCGCGTCAAGACTGCAGCGCCCGCCCGCCGGGGTCACGTGACGCCTCCGGGAGGCGCAGCGCGGCTGATTCATCCCCGGCCAGGCGAGTGGAAAAGTACCAGCTGAGCGCGAGGGGCGGGGGCGCGCCGAGGGGCGGAAAAGTACAGACAGCGGAGCCGCGGAGAACAAAGATGGTCCCACCGCGGCTATGCGCCCGCAGAGGCCCGCGCCCTCCGGACCCCCAGGCCCCTCTCCAGAGAATTTTAGTATTGCACCCTCTCCATTATCTCAAGTTTGCGGGGAGGGGTGCACCGGGGCTCTGTTTCGGCTTTCCTCCAGCCTCTCTGGTCGTGCACAGGCATGCAGGGCACACATCCCACCCAGTTTCTAGCATTTACAACGGCAATGCGCGTAATCCGTCTTTTCATGCCCGGAGTCCCCACATGCGGAAATGCCTCTGCGGCAGAGAGGACTCAAAGGGGGCAGAAAGGGCTGACATGGGGCCTCTCCCAAGAAGGGGAGAACGCCCGTTCCTCGGCGACCAGAGGCGCCGAGGGTTTGTTTACACGCGCACGCCCGTACCCTCGAGCACACTCGTCTACAGGCATTTGGCTCGCGAGCGCTTCGCCCGGCCGGCCACTCCTATGCCCGGAAAAGAAACTGATGCAATATCGATCTCCGATTATCAAATGTTCCTGGCCCGTCTTCCCCAACCGTGGCCTCTGTATACCAGAAGCCCGAAACCTCCTCCGCTGCCCCCATATTGCAGGGCCCCTCgatctaatattttaattaatgcaAACCAGTCACAAGACTTGCCGCAGCGGAGCCGCGGGCCGGGCTGGTTCCCCTCCCCCTAA
- the SLC38A2 gene encoding sodium-coupled neutral amino acid transporter 2 isoform X1, with the protein MKKAEMGRFNISPDEDSSSYSSNSDFNYSYPTKQAALKSHYADVDPENQNFLLESNLGKKKYETDFHPGTTSFGMSVFNLSNAIVGSGILGLSYAMANTGIALFIILLTFVSIFSLYSVHLLLKTANEGGSLLYEQLGHKAFGLVGKLAASGSITMQNIGAMSSYLFIVKYELPLVIQALMNIEDTTGLWYLNGDYLVLLVSLVLILPLSLLRNLGYLGYTSGLSLLCMMFFLIVVICKKFQIPCPVEVGLIINETLNSTLTQPTALAPEMVFNMTDDDSCRPHYFIFNSQTVYAVPILTFSFVCHPAILPIYEELKGRSRRRMMNVSKISFFAMFLMYLLAALFGYLTFYEHVESELLHTYSTIMGTDILLLVVRLAVLVAVTLTVPVVIFPIRSSVTHLLCAAKDFSWWRHSLITVSILAFTNLLVIFVPTIRDIFGFIGASAAAMLIFILPSAFYIKLVKKEPMKSVQKIGAVFFLISGIVVMTGSMALIVLDWVHNAHGDGHRRR; encoded by the exons ATGAAGAAAGCCGAAATGGGAAGGTTCAATATTTCCCCGGATGAGGACAGCAGCAGCTACAGTTCGAACAGCGACTTCAACTACTCCTACCCCACCAAGCAAGCTGCTCTGAAAAG cCATTATGCAGATGTAGATCCTGAAAACCAGAACTTTTTACTTGAATCAAATTTGGGGAAGAAGAAGTATGAAACAGACttt CATCCAGGTACTACTTCCTTTGGAATGTCAGTATTTAATCTGAGCAATGCGATTGTGGGCAGTGGAATCCTTGGGCTTTCTTATGCCATGGCTAATACTGGAATTGCTCTTTTTAT AATTCTCTTGACATTTGTGTCAATATTTTCCCTGTATTCTGTTCATCTCCTTCTGAAAACTGCCAATGAAGGAG GGTCTTTATTATATGAACAGTTGGGACATAAAGCATTTGGATTAGTTGGAAAGCTTGCAGCCTCTGGATCAATTACAATGCAGAACATTGGag CTATGTCAAGCTACCTCTTCATAGTGAAATATGAGTTACCTTTGGTGATCCAGGCATTAATGAACATTGAAGATACAACTGG ATTGTGGTATCTGAACGGTGACTATTTGGTTTTGCTGGTGTCGCTGGTGCTCATTCTTCCTTTGTCACTGCTGAGAAATTTAG GATATTTGGGATATACCAGTGGTCTTTCCTTATTGTGTATGATGTTCTTCCTGATTGTG GTGATTTGCAAGAAATTTCAGATTCCTTGCCCTGTGGAAGTTGGTTTGATAATTAATGAGACACTAAACAGCACCTTAACACAGCCAACAGCTCTTGCACCTGAGATGGTATTTAATATGACTGACGACGATTCTTGCAGACCACATTATTTCATCTTCAACTCACAG ACTGTCTATGCTGTGCCAATTTTgaccttttcatttgtctgtcaTCCTGCTATCCTTCCCATTTACGAAGAACTCAAAGG CCGCAGCCGTAGAAGAATGATGAATGTgtccaagatttcatttttcgcCATGTTTCTCATGTACCTGCTTGCCGCCCTCTTTGGATACCTGACATTTTACG AACACGTTGAGTCAGAGTTGCTTCATACCTACTCCACCATCATGGGAACTGATATTCTTCTTCTCGTTGTTCGTTTGGCTGTGCTGGTGGCTGTCACCCTGACGGTACCAGTAGTCATCTTCCCA ATCCGGAGTTCTGTAACTCACCTGTTGTGTGCAGCAAAAGATTTCAGTTGGTGGCGTCATAGTCTCATTACAGTGTCTATCTTGGCATTTACCAATTTGCTTGTCATCTTTGTCCCAACGATTAGAGATATCTTTGGTTTCATTG GGGCGTCTGCAGCTGCTATGTTGATTTTTATTCTGCCGTCTGCCTTCTATATCAAGTTAGTGAAGAAAGAACCTATGAAATCTGTACAAAAGATTGGG GCTGTGTTCTTCCTGATCAGTGGCATAGTGGTGATGACCGGAAGCATGGCCTTGATTGTTTTGGATTGGGTACACAATGCCCATGGAGATGGCCATAGGCGCCGCTAA
- the SLC38A2 gene encoding sodium-coupled neutral amino acid transporter 2 isoform X2, which yields MKQTLILLTFVSIFSLYSVHLLLKTANEGGSLLYEQLGHKAFGLVGKLAASGSITMQNIGAMSSYLFIVKYELPLVIQALMNIEDTTGLWYLNGDYLVLLVSLVLILPLSLLRNLGYLGYTSGLSLLCMMFFLIVVICKKFQIPCPVEVGLIINETLNSTLTQPTALAPEMVFNMTDDDSCRPHYFIFNSQTVYAVPILTFSFVCHPAILPIYEELKGRSRRRMMNVSKISFFAMFLMYLLAALFGYLTFYEHVESELLHTYSTIMGTDILLLVVRLAVLVAVTLTVPVVIFPIRSSVTHLLCAAKDFSWWRHSLITVSILAFTNLLVIFVPTIRDIFGFIGASAAAMLIFILPSAFYIKLVKKEPMKSVQKIGAVFFLISGIVVMTGSMALIVLDWVHNAHGDGHRRR from the exons ATGAAACAGACttt AATTCTCTTGACATTTGTGTCAATATTTTCCCTGTATTCTGTTCATCTCCTTCTGAAAACTGCCAATGAAGGAG GGTCTTTATTATATGAACAGTTGGGACATAAAGCATTTGGATTAGTTGGAAAGCTTGCAGCCTCTGGATCAATTACAATGCAGAACATTGGag CTATGTCAAGCTACCTCTTCATAGTGAAATATGAGTTACCTTTGGTGATCCAGGCATTAATGAACATTGAAGATACAACTGG ATTGTGGTATCTGAACGGTGACTATTTGGTTTTGCTGGTGTCGCTGGTGCTCATTCTTCCTTTGTCACTGCTGAGAAATTTAG GATATTTGGGATATACCAGTGGTCTTTCCTTATTGTGTATGATGTTCTTCCTGATTGTG GTGATTTGCAAGAAATTTCAGATTCCTTGCCCTGTGGAAGTTGGTTTGATAATTAATGAGACACTAAACAGCACCTTAACACAGCCAACAGCTCTTGCACCTGAGATGGTATTTAATATGACTGACGACGATTCTTGCAGACCACATTATTTCATCTTCAACTCACAG ACTGTCTATGCTGTGCCAATTTTgaccttttcatttgtctgtcaTCCTGCTATCCTTCCCATTTACGAAGAACTCAAAGG CCGCAGCCGTAGAAGAATGATGAATGTgtccaagatttcatttttcgcCATGTTTCTCATGTACCTGCTTGCCGCCCTCTTTGGATACCTGACATTTTACG AACACGTTGAGTCAGAGTTGCTTCATACCTACTCCACCATCATGGGAACTGATATTCTTCTTCTCGTTGTTCGTTTGGCTGTGCTGGTGGCTGTCACCCTGACGGTACCAGTAGTCATCTTCCCA ATCCGGAGTTCTGTAACTCACCTGTTGTGTGCAGCAAAAGATTTCAGTTGGTGGCGTCATAGTCTCATTACAGTGTCTATCTTGGCATTTACCAATTTGCTTGTCATCTTTGTCCCAACGATTAGAGATATCTTTGGTTTCATTG GGGCGTCTGCAGCTGCTATGTTGATTTTTATTCTGCCGTCTGCCTTCTATATCAAGTTAGTGAAGAAAGAACCTATGAAATCTGTACAAAAGATTGGG GCTGTGTTCTTCCTGATCAGTGGCATAGTGGTGATGACCGGAAGCATGGCCTTGATTGTTTTGGATTGGGTACACAATGCCCATGGAGATGGCCATAGGCGCCGCTAA